Part of the Hyalangium gracile genome is shown below.
ACCAGCAGCCGCCGCCGAAGCCGGAGCCGGAGCTGCCCGCGGGCGAGCTGCCGGATCCGGATCCCTGAGCGGGCCGTCCTTCAGCCCGGCTTTGCCGCGGGAGCGTCGACGTAGCCGCTCTGGGCCAGCCGCACGCCGTTGCGGGCATAGATCTCGGCGGAGTGGTGGCCCACGCCGTTGGCGTCGATCCAGCGGTTGTAGAAGTTGAAGAGCGCGCAGACGTTGACGGCGTCGTAGATGGCCTCGTCCGACCAGCCCACGGCCTTGAGGGCATCCACGTCCTCCTGGCGGATCCTCGCGGGGGCCAGGTTGACCTTCTCGATATAGGTGAACAGAGCCTTCTCGGCCTCGGAGATGGGGGCCGTGTGGTGGTTCTCGAGGACGGCTTCGACCTTCTTCACATCACCCAGCAGATTCGCCGCGACCGCGGCGTGGGAGTGAAGTCAAAACAAGCAGTGATTGCCGCGGGAGGTGAAGGCGGCGATCAGCTCGCGCATCCCCGCGGGCAGGGGAGAAGGGCCGCGCATGATACCCTCGGTGAGGGCGGACAGCGGGTCGGTCACCTGCGGCTTGAACGCGAACAGGTGCCAGATGCGAGGGAAGGGCCTGCCCGTCTCGCGGCACCGCTGGATGAGCGAGGAGTAGTGGCCGACGCCTTGATGCGCCTCGACGTCCTTCAGGAACATCGGGTCCATGATGATGATCTCCCGATCAGAAGAGCGCATGCTCGGCAAGGAGCACCGCGAGCCCCACGATGAAGCTCAAGAGCGTCACCGGTACGCCGATCCGCAGGTAGTCCATGAAGGACATCTTCACCTTGTCGCGCGCGGCCTCGAACACTATCAGGTTGGCCACGCTCCCGATCAAGGTCAGGTTCCCCGCCAGCGTCGAGCACAGCGCCAGCACGTGCCACCCCAGCTCCGGGTTCTGAAGCGTCGGCACCCACGTGCGCGCCAGCATCACGAACGGCACGTTGCTGAACAGGTTCGACGCCACCAGCGTCAGCGCCGCGAACCCCAGCGTCTCCCGCCACGGCGGCCCCGCCATCAGCGGAGCGAA
Proteins encoded:
- a CDS encoding carboxymuconolactone decarboxylase family protein, whose protein sequence is MKKVEAVLENHHTAPISEAEKALFTYIEKVNLAPARIRQEDVDALKAVGWSDEAIYDAVNVCALFNFYNRWIDANGVGHHSAEIYARNGVRLAQSGYVDAPAAKPG
- a CDS encoding carboxymuconolactone decarboxylase family protein, producing the protein MRSSDREIIIMDPMFLKDVEAHQGVGHYSSLIQRCRETGRPFPRIWHLFAFKPQVTDPLSALTEGIMRGPSPLPAGMRELIAAFTSRGNHCLF